AATGATGAGTATGCGGCAGAGTATCTGTGTCAGCACATTCGCCCGGCAGGACTGATCTCTACGCGAGCGAGTGTCATTCAGAAGGCGAAGCAGAAAGGCATTACAGCGATTCAACGTATTTTTCTGCTGGATACCCATGCACTGGAGAAAAGTTATCTGCTGCTGGCCAAAACCCAACCTGATTATATTGAAGTATTACCTGGCGTCATTCCGCATATTATTGCGGAAGTATCTGTGCGTACAGGGATACCCATTATTGCAGGGGGATTGATCCGTTCACCGGAAGAGGTTGAACTTGCGCTTGGCGTCGGGGCTACGGCAGTGACCACATCCAACG
The nucleotide sequence above comes from Paenibacillus sp. W2I17. Encoded proteins:
- a CDS encoding glycerol-3-phosphate responsive antiterminator — translated: MPFEGQRILPAAKSMKQFEAMIEGPYTYGVMLETHIAQLQSVMDEGRRYDKKILLHADLVQGLKNDEYAAEYLCQHIRPAGLISTRASVIQKAKQKGITAIQRIFLLDTHALEKSYLLLAKTQPDYIEVLPGVIPHIIAEVSVRTGIPIIAGGLIRSPEEVELALGVGATAVTTSNADLIRHFEKSLTP